A region of Ictidomys tridecemlineatus isolate mIctTri1 chromosome 4, mIctTri1.hap1, whole genome shotgun sequence DNA encodes the following proteins:
- the LOC101971023 gene encoding uncharacterized protein LOC101971023 → MSGLRRYEVALEAEEEIYWGCFYFFPWLRMWRRERSSAHPREQKLEPLRGLMSCLSSGLGPAPHRSGRGLLCRTPATAAQTAGALKI, encoded by the exons ATGTCGGGATTGAGGAGATACGAGGTGGCGCTGGAGGCGGAGGAGGA GATCTACTGGGGCTGTTTCTACTTTTTCCCCTGGCTGCGAATGTGGCGCAGGGAGCGGAG CTCTGCGCACCCccgagagcagaagctggagcctCTGCGGGGCCTGATGAGCTGTCTGTCGAGcggcctgggccctgctccccatcgCTCAGGTCGTGGCCTCCTCTGCCGCACCCCTGCCACCGCTGCCCAGACAGCCGgtgcattaaaaatttaa